The Bacteroidia bacterium genome includes a window with the following:
- a CDS encoding histidine phosphatase family protein, producing MSAKTIYIVRHGQTDFNKRNIVQGSGIDSDLNTMGLLQAESFFDYYKDEGFDIVYTSGLKRAIQSVAPFIANGLQHKIHLGLNEINWGILEGQESTPFQRKMFDEIMKQWRLGNLNTAVENGETPIQLLARQQQSLDDILQSESQRILISSHGRALRSFMCLLTGEPQQNMHLFPHTNLGLYVLEQVEERRFEIVLKNNTDHLAEALITSYY from the coding sequence GTGAGTGCCAAAACCATTTATATAGTTAGACACGGACAAACGGATTTTAATAAACGGAACATTGTTCAAGGCAGTGGAATCGACTCCGACTTGAACACTATGGGATTGTTACAAGCCGAGAGTTTTTTCGATTATTATAAGGATGAAGGTTTTGACATTGTTTATACATCAGGTCTAAAACGAGCCATTCAAAGTGTTGCTCCTTTTATTGCAAATGGACTGCAACACAAAATTCATCTTGGACTAAATGAGATAAATTGGGGTATTTTGGAAGGGCAGGAGAGTACGCCATTCCAACGTAAAATGTTTGATGAAATAATGAAACAATGGCGTTTAGGAAACCTCAATACAGCAGTAGAAAATGGCGAAACACCAATACAGTTATTAGCCAGGCAACAGCAAAGTTTAGATGACATTTTGCAGTCGGAATCGCAAAGAATCCTCATTTCTTCCCATGGAAGGGCATTGAGGAGTTTTATGTGTCTATTAACCGGAGAGCCGCAGCAAAACATGCATTTGTTTCCGCATACCAACCTTGGCTTATACGTCTTAGAGCAAGTAGAGGAAAGGCGTTTTGAAATTGTATTGAAAAACAATACAGACCATTTAGCTGAAGCATTGATTACAAGCTATTATTAA
- a CDS encoding 3'-5' exonuclease has product MRILEDLDLKSVLVMDIETVSGQKSYEDLSDKWKLLWNKKASNIKSNEEDTPESLYSRAAIYSEFGKVISICCGMFTLKEGEWFFKVKDFSGHDESVLLQDFADMLNKHFSNGMYRFCTHNGREFDIPYLCRRMLVNRIKLPSMLDMSGLKPWEVQHIDTMDLWKFGDYKAYTSLNLLAALLDIPSPKDDIDGSMVGSVYWEENDLERIVAYCKKDIVTTARVLMKLKMMKPVSDENVIL; this is encoded by the coding sequence ATGAGAATACTCGAAGATTTAGATTTAAAATCAGTGTTGGTGATGGACATTGAAACGGTTTCGGGACAGAAGTCTTACGAAGATTTATCAGATAAATGGAAATTACTTTGGAATAAAAAGGCTTCCAACATTAAATCTAACGAAGAAGATACTCCTGAGTCACTGTATTCCAGAGCAGCTATTTACAGTGAGTTTGGAAAAGTAATTTCCATTTGTTGCGGTATGTTTACTTTGAAAGAAGGAGAGTGGTTTTTTAAAGTAAAAGATTTTTCAGGACATGATGAATCTGTGTTGCTGCAAGATTTTGCTGATATGTTAAATAAACATTTTTCTAATGGTATGTACCGTTTCTGTACACACAATGGACGTGAGTTTGATATTCCATATTTGTGCAGAAGGATGCTAGTGAATAGAATTAAATTGCCTTCAATGCTAGATATGAGCGGATTAAAACCGTGGGAGGTGCAGCATATTGACACAATGGATCTTTGGAAGTTTGGAGATTATAAGGCGTACACGTCTTTAAATCTCTTAGCAGCTTTGTTGGATATTCCTTCGCCTAAAGATGATATTGATGGCAGCATGGTTGGCAGTGTATATTGGGAGGAAAATGATTTAGAGCGAATTGTTGCCTACTGTAAAAAAGACATTGTTACAACAGCAAGGGTTTTGATGAAACTCAAAATGATGAAGCCTGTCTCCGATGAGAATGTCATACTGTAA
- the clpB gene encoding ATP-dependent chaperone ClpB, with protein sequence MNFEKFTIKAQQSVQAAQQMAFNKRNTVIEPVHLLTGLFQEAKEILDFVFQKSGANSSRIEQTADSILNSLATGNADSNLYLSPDANKVLMEAGRISNKMGDEYTSTEHILLALIEVKSNISDMLKDAGLTKAIAEKAIAELRKGSKVTSQSAEEQYNALGNYAINLNSQAAKGKLDPVIGRDDEIRRVLQILSRRTKNNPILIGEPGVGKTAIAEGLAHRIIKGDVPENLKSKVIYSLDMGALIAGAKYKGEFEERLKSVVNEVISAAGEIVLFIDEIHTLVGAGKSEGAMDAANILKPALARGELRAIGATTLNEYQKFIEQDKALERRFQKVYVDEPTPEDAVSILRGLKERYEVHHKVRIKDEAIVSAVELSHRYISDRYLPDKAIDLLDEAASKIRMEIDSVPVELDELNRKKMQLEIEREALKRENDVQKLEELNKELADITEKQNALTAEWQKEKLVVDSIQSLKKKIEDLKLEAEQAERNGDYGKVAEIRYGRMLETQKELEKQQSTLAEIQQNSSMVKEEVTSEEIAEVVSKWTGIPVQKMMQSEREKLLHLEVELHKRVVGQDEAIESVADAVRRSRAGLQDPKRPIGSFIFLGTTGVGKTELAKALAEYLFDTEDAMVRIDMSEYQEKHTVSRLIGAPPGYVGYDEGGQLTEAVRRKPYSVILLDEIEKAHPDVFNILLQVLDDGRLTDNKGRRADFRNTIIIMTSNIGSHIIQENFEDLNSGNHDEVIAKTKAEVFELLKKTIRPEFYNRIDEIVMFEPLSRNQIEAIVKIQLDVLQKRLADNGIVFEATEEAVDWLSQLGYDPQYGARPLKRVIQKKVLNELSKKILGGDVVKEKKVILDSFDNQLIYRN encoded by the coding sequence ATGAACTTTGAAAAATTCACAATAAAAGCGCAACAAAGTGTTCAAGCTGCTCAACAAATGGCGTTTAACAAACGTAATACAGTCATTGAGCCTGTGCATCTTCTCACAGGACTTTTTCAAGAAGCAAAAGAAATCTTAGATTTTGTCTTTCAGAAATCAGGTGCAAACTCCAGCCGAATCGAGCAAACAGCAGATTCAATTCTAAATTCATTAGCAACCGGTAATGCAGATAGCAACTTGTATTTGTCTCCTGATGCGAATAAGGTTTTGATGGAAGCAGGCAGGATTTCAAATAAAATGGGAGATGAATATACTTCAACCGAGCACATATTGCTTGCATTGATTGAGGTTAAAAGCAATATTTCTGATATGTTAAAAGATGCAGGATTGACTAAAGCTATTGCAGAAAAGGCAATTGCGGAGTTACGTAAAGGATCAAAAGTAACATCTCAATCAGCAGAAGAACAATACAATGCACTGGGGAATTATGCCATTAACCTGAATTCGCAAGCCGCTAAAGGGAAGTTAGATCCTGTTATTGGAAGAGATGATGAAATCAGACGTGTATTACAGATTTTATCAAGAAGAACAAAAAACAACCCTATACTTATAGGAGAACCGGGTGTCGGCAAGACGGCTATTGCTGAAGGACTTGCACATAGAATTATCAAAGGCGATGTGCCCGAAAATCTAAAATCCAAAGTGATTTATTCGCTTGATATGGGTGCGCTTATAGCAGGTGCAAAGTATAAAGGTGAATTTGAAGAAAGATTAAAATCTGTTGTTAATGAGGTAATATCAGCAGCCGGAGAAATCGTCTTGTTCATTGATGAAATTCACACATTGGTTGGTGCAGGAAAAAGTGAGGGAGCAATGGATGCTGCTAATATCTTGAAACCCGCTTTGGCAAGAGGAGAGTTGAGAGCGATTGGGGCAACCACACTCAATGAATATCAAAAGTTTATCGAACAAGACAAAGCATTAGAAAGACGTTTTCAGAAAGTTTATGTCGATGAACCTACACCGGAAGACGCTGTCTCTATTCTTAGAGGTTTAAAGGAGCGTTATGAAGTTCACCACAAGGTGCGTATCAAAGATGAAGCAATTGTGAGCGCAGTTGAACTCTCACATCGCTATATTTCAGACCGTTATCTGCCGGATAAAGCAATTGATTTGCTTGATGAAGCAGCATCTAAAATCAGAATGGAAATAGACTCTGTCCCGGTTGAATTGGATGAACTGAATAGAAAGAAAATGCAGTTGGAAATAGAACGTGAAGCTCTTAAACGCGAAAATGATGTACAAAAACTTGAAGAGTTGAACAAGGAGTTAGCTGACATCACCGAAAAACAAAATGCGTTAACAGCAGAGTGGCAAAAAGAGAAGTTGGTTGTAGATTCTATTCAGTCATTAAAAAAGAAAATAGAAGACTTAAAATTAGAGGCAGAACAAGCTGAACGTAACGGAGATTATGGCAAGGTTGCGGAGATTCGTTATGGCCGCATGTTAGAAACTCAAAAAGAACTTGAGAAGCAACAAAGTACACTTGCAGAGATTCAACAAAATTCTTCAATGGTAAAAGAAGAGGTTACTTCTGAGGAAATCGCTGAGGTTGTTTCAAAATGGACAGGAATTCCTGTACAAAAAATGATGCAAAGCGAGCGAGAAAAACTGTTGCACTTGGAAGTCGAATTGCACAAGCGAGTGGTTGGACAAGACGAAGCTATTGAGTCAGTTGCAGATGCTGTACGTAGGAGTAGAGCCGGACTCCAAGATCCAAAAAGACCGATAGGCTCATTTATTTTTCTGGGAACCACAGGGGTGGGTAAAACTGAACTTGCAAAAGCACTTGCTGAATACTTGTTTGATACAGAGGATGCTATGGTGCGGATTGATATGAGCGAATACCAAGAGAAGCATACTGTAAGCAGATTGATTGGTGCTCCTCCCGGTTATGTCGGTTATGATGAGGGCGGGCAGTTGACAGAAGCAGTACGTAGAAAACCTTATTCTGTGATTTTACTTGATGAGATTGAAAAAGCGCATCCTGATGTGTTTAATATTTTGCTGCAAGTGTTGGATGACGGTCGTTTGACAGATAATAAAGGAAGAAGAGCAGATTTTAGAAATACCATTATTATCATGACTTCTAATATTGGTTCTCACATTATTCAAGAAAATTTTGAGGATTTGAATAGCGGTAATCATGATGAAGTGATCGCAAAAACAAAAGCGGAAGTTTTTGAGTTATTGAAAAAAACAATAAGACCGGAGTTCTATAACAGGATTGATGAAATAGTAATGTTTGAACCATTAAGCAGAAATCAAATAGAAGCCATTGTGAAAATTCAGTTGGATGTGCTGCAAAAACGTCTTGCAGACAACGGAATTGTGTTTGAAGCAACCGAAGAAGCTGTAGATTGGTTGAGCCAATTAGGTTACGACCCGCAATATGGCGCACGACCGCTCAAAAGAGTAATTCAGAAAAAGGTATTAAATGAATTGTCTAAGAAAATCTTGGGTGGTGATGTTGTCAAAGAGAAAAAAGTCATTTTAGATTCTTTTGATAATCAATTAATCTATAGAAATTAA
- a CDS encoding DUF3108 domain-containing protein codes for MNKKNKNSMLVAGLLLAGSFMWFGNVAMITSIFQEPKSEGVTEDNSNYVYRKLPNTAFQEGEKLNFRVHYGIINAANIQMEVVADNQLFSRPEELKGRKAFHVVVQGSTIKAFDWAFKVRDRFDSWIDEDALAPLKYSKSVLENNYTDQDLVYYRHVSGKLNGKKGNLDIPSYTQDIASALYYARNIEFKNAKVGESFPIDVYLDNEIYNLNFKYLGVETIKSDIGKVKCYKLKPRLVVDRVFKGEDDMTVWISADENKIPIRVQSDIQVGSLKVDLTSYSGLRNNFDAKLKK; via the coding sequence ATGAACAAGAAAAACAAAAATTCTATGCTCGTAGCAGGTTTATTACTTGCAGGTTCCTTTATGTGGTTTGGCAATGTAGCAATGATTACTTCAATCTTTCAAGAACCTAAATCAGAGGGTGTAACTGAGGATAATAGTAATTATGTTTACCGTAAACTTCCGAATACCGCTTTTCAAGAAGGTGAGAAGTTAAATTTCAGAGTTCACTATGGAATTATTAATGCTGCAAATATTCAAATGGAAGTTGTTGCAGATAATCAACTTTTTTCAAGACCGGAGGAATTAAAAGGGCGCAAAGCCTTTCATGTGGTAGTGCAGGGTAGTACAATTAAAGCATTTGACTGGGCTTTTAAAGTAAGAGATAGATTTGATTCTTGGATAGATGAGGATGCGCTTGCACCTTTGAAATACAGCAAGTCTGTACTTGAAAACAACTATACCGACCAAGATTTAGTGTATTACAGACATGTTAGCGGGAAATTAAATGGTAAAAAGGGGAATTTAGATATTCCAAGCTATACTCAGGATATTGCTTCCGCACTATATTATGCCCGAAATATTGAATTTAAAAATGCAAAAGTTGGAGAGTCTTTCCCAATTGACGTGTATCTTGACAATGAAATTTATAATCTGAATTTCAAATATTTGGGAGTTGAAACTATTAAGTCTGATATTGGTAAGGTAAAATGCTACAAACTAAAACCAAGACTCGTAGTCGATAGAGTCTTTAAAGGCGAAGATGATATGACTGTTTGGATTTCTGCTGATGAAAATAAAATTCCTATTAGGGTGCAGTCAGATATTCAAGTGGGTTCACTCAAAGTTGATTTAACTTCATATTCAGGTTTGAGAAATAACTTTGATGCCAAACTCAAAAAGTAA
- a CDS encoding flavin reductase family protein, whose translation MFTINTKEQPIPLVHKYLLGAVGPRPICFASTIDKDGNRNLAPFSFFNVFSANPPIAVFSPARSGRTAETKHTHDNVKEVPEVVINVVTYDMLHQITLAGCPYPKGTDEFAKAGFTPIPSELIKPYRVKESPVQMECEVLEVKELGTGGAAGNLIICEVKLIHIHEDVLDANKMIDQSKIDLIARMGGNWYCRAHGEAIFELERHIVTCGIGIDALPAKIRNSNRLTGNHLGQLGNLEFMPSVEDIKLAAETYKHCKDIEATAIELLHQGKTLDAMALLMTNEN comes from the coding sequence ATGTTTACTATCAATACCAAAGAACAACCAATTCCTTTAGTTCACAAATATTTACTGGGAGCTGTCGGTCCTCGTCCAATATGCTTTGCTAGTACAATAGACAAAGATGGGAATAGAAATTTAGCACCGTTCAGTTTCTTTAATGTTTTTAGTGCAAATCCACCCATAGCAGTTTTTTCTCCTGCACGCAGTGGCAGAACTGCTGAAACTAAACATACACACGACAATGTAAAAGAAGTTCCTGAAGTGGTCATTAATGTTGTAACATACGACATGCTACATCAAATTACGCTGGCTGGATGTCCTTATCCTAAAGGCACAGATGAATTTGCAAAAGCCGGATTTACCCCCATTCCTTCTGAACTTATTAAACCCTATAGAGTCAAAGAAAGCCCTGTTCAAATGGAATGTGAAGTCTTGGAAGTAAAAGAACTGGGTACCGGTGGCGCAGCAGGCAATCTGATTATTTGTGAAGTAAAATTGATTCACATTCACGAAGATGTTTTGGATGCCAATAAAATGATTGACCAAAGCAAAATAGATTTAATTGCCAGAATGGGTGGTAATTGGTATTGCAGAGCACATGGGGAAGCAATTTTTGAACTTGAACGTCATATTGTTACCTGCGGTATAGGGATTGACGCTTTGCCTGCAAAAATTAGGAACAGCAATAGGCTTACAGGAAATCACCTTGGTCAATTAGGCAACTTAGAGTTTATGCCCTCTGTTGAAGATATCAAGTTAGCTGCTGAGACATACAAACACTGCAAGGATATTGAAGCTACTGCTATAGAATTGCTTCATCAAGGTAAAACATTGGACGCTATGGCGCTTTTGATGACAAATGAAAATTAG
- a CDS encoding anhydro-N-acetylmuramic acid kinase, translated as MKIFKIIGLMSGSSMDGTDIAYCEFSNNNNKWHFEIKHAETIPYEEKWRIRLSQLRRQNALTYVKTDVFYGHYLGELVKQFIHNYSLSDVDFVASHGHTAFHLPEIKITAQIGDGASLSAICGLPVVNDFRRADLAKGGEGAPLVTIGDQLLFGEYDFCLNLGGFANISGNDTTGNRASFDICPCNIPLNRIARDKGKSFDEDGAIAEKGNINYELLGSLNAIEYYKQHYPKSLNRDWINQEFWGIIRDFADLSSESKMKTMVDHIAVQIASAINLLANNNGNGKRVLITGGGALNKVLVEHIRTHTEAEIILPDANLIHYKEALVFAFLGLLRVQNQVNILKSGTGATADSIGGGLHGDFSRLIGE; from the coding sequence ATGAAAATATTTAAAATTATCGGTTTGATGAGCGGAAGCTCAATGGATGGTACAGATATCGCTTATTGTGAATTTTCGAATAACAACAACAAATGGCACTTTGAAATAAAGCACGCAGAAACTATTCCTTATGAAGAAAAATGGCGTATCAGACTGTCACAACTGAGAAGACAAAATGCACTTACCTATGTAAAAACAGATGTATTTTACGGTCATTACCTTGGTGAATTAGTAAAACAGTTTATACATAATTACAGCTTATCCGATGTTGATTTCGTTGCATCACATGGACATACTGCTTTTCATCTTCCGGAAATTAAAATTACTGCACAAATAGGCGATGGAGCCAGTCTATCCGCCATTTGCGGACTTCCAGTTGTTAACGATTTCAGAAGAGCAGATTTAGCCAAAGGAGGCGAAGGCGCTCCTTTAGTTACCATTGGCGACCAATTATTGTTTGGTGAATATGACTTCTGTCTTAACTTAGGTGGATTTGCCAATATTTCCGGCAATGATACTACAGGCAATAGAGCGTCTTTTGATATATGTCCTTGCAATATTCCTTTGAATAGAATTGCTCGAGACAAAGGAAAATCATTTGATGAAGATGGTGCCATTGCAGAAAAAGGGAATATTAATTACGAACTATTGGGTTCGCTCAATGCTATTGAATATTACAAACAGCATTATCCCAAAAGCTTAAACAGGGATTGGATTAACCAAGAATTCTGGGGTATTATTCGCGATTTTGCAGATTTAAGTTCAGAAAGCAAAATGAAAACAATGGTTGATCATATTGCAGTACAAATTGCATCAGCCATCAATTTACTCGCAAATAATAACGGAAATGGAAAAAGAGTCTTGATAACAGGAGGCGGAGCTCTTAACAAGGTATTGGTTGAACACATTCGTACTCACACAGAGGCAGAAATAATATTGCCGGATGCAAATTTGATTCATTATAAAGAAGCTCTTGTTTTTGCATTTTTGGGATTACTCAGAGTTCAAAATCAAGTCAATATATTAAAATCAGGTACTGGAGCAACTGCTGACAGTATAGGAGGTGGATTGCATGGAGATTTTTCGCGATTGATTGGTGAATAG
- a CDS encoding S-adenosylmethionine:tRNA ribosyltransferase-isomerase — MNPILQPISLTEFEYNLPDERIAKFPLSERDESKLLFYQRGAIAHHTFSTLPFLLPSSSSLLFNKSRVVPARIEFFKETGTRIEVFLLEPYEMEYSTAFAGKGIVRFRALIGNKKRWKDEQTLHIGMNQFDLYAEWVNREDNIVSLRWTSDVTFSELLETIGKLPLPPYLHRDAETSDYQTYQTVFAEEEGAVAAPTAGLHFTDKILKSLAVNGVITHKMTLHVSAGTFLPVTVSNVLEHPMHNEVFYFDKEDVQYLFGAECLIPVGTTSLRMVESLYWMGVALLKDGIDTFSLDKFYPYQFFDKNIHSRDVKAALLSYIEKHPHQRIRASTRLMIVPGYKPQLCKGLITNFHQPSSTLIMLVASLIGKDWKKVYTEAMSNQYRFLSYGDSSLLIW, encoded by the coding sequence ATGAATCCGATACTGCAACCGATTTCACTGACTGAATTTGAATATAACCTACCGGATGAGCGAATTGCCAAATTCCCTTTGAGTGAAAGAGATGAATCCAAATTGTTGTTTTATCAACGAGGTGCCATTGCACATCATACCTTTTCTACACTTCCTTTCTTACTTCCATCAAGTTCCTCTTTGTTGTTTAACAAATCCAGAGTTGTGCCGGCACGTATAGAGTTTTTTAAAGAAACAGGTACCCGTATAGAAGTGTTTTTATTAGAGCCTTATGAAATGGAATACAGTACCGCCTTTGCGGGCAAGGGTATAGTAAGATTCAGAGCATTGATCGGTAATAAAAAACGTTGGAAAGATGAGCAAACCTTACATATTGGAATGAATCAGTTTGATTTATATGCGGAGTGGGTAAATAGAGAAGATAATATTGTAAGTCTTAGATGGACGAGTGATGTTACTTTTTCTGAATTATTGGAAACAATAGGTAAACTACCGCTACCTCCATATTTGCACCGTGATGCAGAGACTTCAGATTATCAAACTTACCAAACCGTTTTTGCTGAGGAAGAAGGAGCTGTTGCTGCACCTACAGCGGGATTGCATTTTACCGATAAAATATTGAAATCGTTAGCTGTTAATGGAGTAATAACACATAAAATGACGTTGCATGTTTCTGCGGGAACATTTTTACCTGTTACAGTCAGCAATGTGCTTGAGCATCCTATGCACAACGAAGTATTTTATTTTGATAAAGAAGATGTGCAGTATTTATTTGGAGCGGAGTGTTTGATTCCTGTTGGTACAACTTCATTAAGAATGGTTGAAAGTTTATACTGGATGGGAGTTGCATTATTAAAAGACGGGATAGATACTTTTAGTCTGGATAAATTTTATCCTTATCAGTTCTTCGATAAAAATATTCATTCCCGGGATGTCAAAGCAGCATTACTTTCTTATATAGAAAAGCACCCTCATCAAAGAATTCGCGCTTCTACACGTTTAATGATTGTTCCCGGGTATAAACCACAACTTTGCAAGGGATTAATAACAAACTTTCATCAACCTTCATCAACGCTCATCATGCTTGTGGCTTCGTTGATTGGAAAAGATTGGAAAAAAGTTTATACCGAAGCGATGTCCAACCAATACCGTTTCTTGAGTTATGGTGACAGCAGTTTGTTAATTTGGTAA
- a CDS encoding MBL fold metallo-hydrolase, whose translation MKLTCWGAAGTVTGSMHLLETDSGRRILVDCGLYYEKKNKDITEHNRRFPFSPKSIDAVILTHAHIDHSGNLPNLVNQGFEGNIYCTAPTKELSLYLLEDSVNIQMAALDKTFVKKKSKKHKKKNIEEGLLYNYKHIKQMLGQVVTIDYQVSKRVLDDIEITFYNAGHILGAASVMVKVIEGNEEKTIGFTGDLGNYNSKLMIDPTPLPQPDFLVTEATYGGRLHADGKNAMDLLLDEVVETCVNKRGKLIIPAFSVGRTQAIIFTLHQLYVAGRLPNIKIFTDSPLAIKTTRMYETYIDLLNNEAKDFHKNYGDIFAFDLLYTLLSPEHSESISLDPEPCVIISAAGMVEGGRIQQHVRTNISNPHSSILIAGYCAEGTFGHLLLQGLSHVVINQKERPVLATIKQTDGFSAHPDHKGLLDFIHKTQGSNTRKVVIVHSDPASAKALKEAISPSHHPEMAERGKVFELN comes from the coding sequence ATGAAACTTACATGTTGGGGTGCTGCGGGGACTGTTACAGGTAGTATGCATCTTCTAGAAACAGATTCAGGAAGGAGGATTTTGGTTGATTGCGGACTGTATTATGAAAAGAAAAATAAAGATATTACAGAGCATAACAGACGCTTTCCATTTAGCCCAAAAAGTATAGATGCGGTTATACTCACCCATGCTCATATTGATCATAGTGGAAACCTACCCAACCTAGTGAATCAAGGATTTGAAGGGAATATATATTGTACTGCACCAACTAAGGAATTGAGCTTGTATTTACTTGAAGATTCTGTCAATATTCAGATGGCTGCGCTTGATAAAACTTTTGTCAAAAAGAAATCTAAAAAGCATAAGAAAAAAAATATTGAGGAAGGGCTGCTTTATAATTATAAACATATCAAACAAATGCTGGGGCAAGTTGTTACCATAGACTATCAGGTTAGCAAGCGGGTTTTAGATGATATTGAAATTACGTTTTACAATGCAGGTCATATTTTAGGTGCAGCATCAGTAATGGTCAAAGTAATTGAGGGGAATGAAGAAAAGACGATTGGATTTACAGGCGATTTGGGCAACTATAACTCAAAACTAATGATAGATCCCACTCCTTTGCCTCAACCTGATTTTCTGGTTACAGAGGCTACTTATGGAGGGCGCTTGCATGCAGACGGGAAAAATGCGATGGATTTGTTGCTGGATGAAGTTGTTGAGACTTGTGTCAATAAACGTGGAAAGTTGATTATTCCTGCTTTTAGTGTAGGCAGGACACAAGCAATTATCTTTACATTACATCAACTCTATGTAGCAGGCAGGTTGCCCAATATTAAAATTTTTACTGATAGCCCATTGGCAATCAAAACTACCAGAATGTATGAAACCTATATTGATTTGTTGAATAATGAAGCTAAGGATTTTCACAAGAATTATGGCGACATCTTTGCATTTGACTTGCTTTATACATTGCTATCGCCTGAACACAGTGAATCTATCAGCCTTGACCCTGAACCATGTGTAATTATTTCGGCAGCGGGTATGGTAGAGGGGGGAAGAATTCAACAACATGTCAGAACAAATATCTCAAATCCACATTCCTCTATCTTGATTGCAGGATACTGTGCTGAGGGAACATTTGGTCATTTGCTTCTGCAAGGGTTAAGCCACGTTGTTATTAATCAAAAAGAACGACCGGTATTAGCAACGATTAAGCAAACAGATGGCTTTTCTGCACATCCAGACCACAAAGGATTGTTAGATTTTATTCATAAAACTCAAGGTTCGAATACGCGTAAAGTTGTTATTGTTCATTCCGACCCTGCTTCAGCCAAAGCACTCAAGGAAGCTATTTCTCCCTCGCATCATCCTGAGATGGCTGAACGAGGTAAAGTCTTTGAATTGAACTAA